From uncultured Flavobacterium sp., the proteins below share one genomic window:
- a CDS encoding inorganic phosphate transporter, which yields MTLLIIIIVLALIFDYINGFHDAANAIATVVATKVLTPFQAVLWAAFFNFLAYWVFGFGVADTVAKTAHTMEINLVVILAGVIAAICWNLLTWWLGIPSSSSHTLIGGFAGAAVAHAIAVHGFSGYVGEDGVTHYWYEIVSWYKAGKDGGMPSGVLIIIAFIVLAPLLGALASYLISIWLLNASRKSIFPKIFTVALMIATVWFVYHQMVPYEEIVKDGGKARFASHFWSV from the coding sequence ATGACGCTACTTATAATTATTATAGTATTAGCTTTAATTTTTGATTACATCAATGGTTTTCATGATGCGGCAAATGCTATAGCTACTGTTGTTGCTACAAAGGTACTAACGCCTTTTCAGGCCGTTCTTTGGGCAGCATTTTTTAACTTTCTGGCCTATTGGGTTTTCGGATTTGGTGTTGCGGATACTGTTGCAAAAACAGCCCACACCATGGAGATTAATCTGGTCGTGATTCTGGCTGGGGTTATTGCAGCAATTTGTTGGAATTTATTGACTTGGTGGTTAGGAATTCCGTCAAGTTCATCACATACATTAATTGGTGGTTTTGCAGGAGCAGCAGTTGCTCACGCGATCGCTGTACATGGTTTTTCGGGTTATGTTGGTGAAGATGGAGTTACACATTATTGGTACGAAATCGTAAGTTGGTATAAAGCAGGAAAAGATGGCGGAATGCCTTCAGGAGTTCTTATCATTATTGCTTTTATTGTTTTAGCGCCATTATTAGGAGCATTAGCGTCTTATTTAATCTCGATCTGGTTGTTAAATGCTTCTCGTAAAAGTATTTTTCCTAAAATATTTACAGTTGCGTTAATGATTGCTACGGTATGGTTTGTTTATCACCAAATGGTTCCTTACGAAGAAATAGTAAAAGACGGAGGGAAAGCTAGATTTGCTTCACATTTTTGGAGTGTA
- a CDS encoding DUF47 family protein yields the protein MSINSIFQFLVPKDKKFFPLFEEASSNLIELASNLHEAVNLPLKEREVLFQKIDELEQKGEDITRQTNLELSRNFITPFDREDIHTLITSIDNVADYLHGAASRMRLYQVDKITKSIRKMTEINLEACQNIDSAVKELSNLKNMNIIKEACARINKLENKSDNVYNKAVFEIFENETDAKNIIKYKEVLSVLESATDKCKSVANILESISVKHS from the coding sequence ATGTCAATAAACAGTATTTTCCAATTTTTAGTGCCGAAAGACAAGAAATTCTTTCCACTTTTTGAAGAGGCTTCAAGCAATTTGATCGAATTAGCTTCTAATTTACACGAAGCTGTAAATCTTCCATTGAAAGAAAGAGAAGTTCTTTTTCAAAAGATTGATGAGTTAGAGCAAAAAGGAGAAGACATTACACGTCAGACCAATCTTGAATTGAGCAGAAACTTCATTACTCCATTTGATAGAGAGGATATTCATACATTAATTACTTCAATTGATAACGTTGCTGATTACCTTCATGGTGCAGCAAGCAGAATGAGATTATATCAAGTTGATAAGATTACAAAATCTATCAGAAAAATGACAGAAATCAACCTGGAAGCTTGTCAAAATATTGACAGTGCTGTAAAAGAGTTGAGCAACTTGAAAAACATGAACATTATTAAGGAAGCTTGTGCGAGAATTAATAAACTAGAAAATAAATCTGATAACGTTTATAACAAAGCAGTTTTTGAAATTTTTGAAAACGAAACAGACGCTAAAAATATTATTAAATATAAAGAAGTGTTATCTGTTTTAGAATCAGCAACAGACAAATGTAAGAGTGTTGCGAACATACTGGAATCTATTTCTGTAAAACATTCTTAA
- the hutH gene encoding histidine ammonia-lyase has product MREIHYISTETLGLEALQEIIVNQKTLELSEEAKVNVQKCRDYLDKKMATHSEPIYGINTGFGSLCNVKISNENLSQLQENLVKSHACGTGEEVPAEIVKMMLLLKIQSLSYGHSGVQLQTLQRLVDFYNNDILPIIYTQGSLGASGDLAPLAHLSLPLLGEGEVLFEDKKMASADVLKHFNWEPIVLQSKEGLALLNGTQFMSAYGAHILLKAYKYSYLADLIGTISLEGFDGRIEPFNELIHFIRPHKGQIVTAQRVNEFLEGSEIIAQEKKHVQDPYSFRCIPQVHGASKDAIDYVRKVFKTEINSVTDNPNIFIEADQIISGGNFHGQPLALALDFMAIALAELGSISERRTYQLISGLRNLPAFLVDNPGLNSGFMIPQYTAASIASQNKQLATPSSIDSIVSSNGQEDHVSMGANGATKALRVMDNLERILAIELMNASQAIAYREPLKSSDFIEMFLSSYREVVPLVKEDRILHYDIEKTVLFLNSFQIENDLLTMA; this is encoded by the coding sequence ATGAGAGAAATCCATTATATAAGTACTGAAACTTTAGGTTTAGAAGCTTTACAAGAAATTATTGTGAATCAAAAAACACTTGAATTGTCTGAAGAAGCTAAAGTAAATGTTCAAAAATGCCGTGATTATTTAGATAAAAAAATGGCTACGCATTCTGAGCCTATTTATGGTATCAATACCGGTTTTGGATCACTTTGTAATGTGAAAATCTCAAACGAAAATTTATCACAACTTCAGGAAAACCTTGTAAAATCACATGCATGTGGAACTGGCGAGGAAGTACCGGCTGAGATTGTAAAAATGATGTTGTTGCTTAAAATTCAATCGTTGAGCTATGGTCATTCAGGAGTTCAATTGCAAACTTTACAGCGTTTAGTAGATTTTTACAATAATGATATCTTACCGATAATTTATACACAAGGTTCACTTGGAGCTTCTGGAGATTTGGCACCGTTGGCACATTTGTCTTTGCCTTTATTAGGAGAAGGAGAAGTGCTTTTTGAAGATAAAAAAATGGCTTCGGCAGATGTTTTAAAACATTTTAACTGGGAACCAATTGTTTTGCAGTCAAAAGAAGGTTTGGCTTTATTAAACGGAACTCAGTTTATGAGTGCTTATGGAGCTCACATTTTATTAAAAGCGTATAAATATTCTTATTTAGCCGATTTAATTGGAACGATTTCATTGGAAGGTTTTGATGGAAGAATTGAGCCTTTTAACGAATTGATTCATTTTATACGTCCTCACAAAGGACAAATTGTTACGGCGCAACGTGTTAATGAGTTTCTTGAAGGCAGTGAAATTATTGCACAGGAGAAAAAACACGTTCAGGATCCCTATTCTTTCCGTTGTATTCCTCAGGTTCACGGAGCTTCAAAAGATGCGATTGATTATGTTAGAAAAGTATTCAAGACCGAAATTAATTCGGTTACTGATAATCCAAATATATTTATCGAAGCAGATCAGATTATCTCAGGAGGAAATTTCCACGGGCAGCCTTTGGCTTTAGCTTTAGACTTTATGGCAATTGCTTTGGCTGAGTTAGGAAGTATTTCTGAAAGAAGAACATATCAACTGATCTCTGGTTTGCGTAATCTTCCGGCATTTTTGGTTGATAATCCCGGATTGAATTCAGGATTTATGATTCCGCAATATACCGCAGCAAGTATTGCAAGCCAAAACAAACAATTGGCAACTCCATCAAGTATTGATAGTATTGTTTCTAGTAATGGACAGGAAGATCATGTGAGTATGGGAGCAAACGGAGCTACAAAAGCTTTGCGTGTTATGGATAATTTAGAGCGTATTTTGGCAATTGAGTTAATGAATGCGTCACAAGCGATTGCTTACAGAGAACCTTTAAAATCGAGTGATTTTATCGAAATGTTTTTGAGTAGTTACAGAGAGGTTGTACCTTTGGTAAAAGAAGACAGGATCTTACATTATGACATCGAAAAAACGGTGTTATTCCTGAATAGTTTCCAAATTGAAAACGATTTGTTAACAATGGCTTAA